From the Octadecabacter arcticus 238 genome, the window TTCGCGAGGCAAAAGACGTGAAGTTTTCATTCATAGATCCGCGGTTGCAACAATCCGCTTTTTGCACAAATTAGTTCCCAAACTCGTTGCGCATACTGTCCATTGTGCCTTGAATGCGTTCGCTCACACCACAATCTGCGGTCACTTTCATACTGCGTGAGGCACGCTGCTGGACACTGTTGAATGTGACATCTGTGGAGTAACGGGCGCTCAGTTGCAGTTCCAGATAGTCGCCTTCCATCACATTAATTCGAGCCAGGCCGTTAGAAAAAGGAGCACTGCGCCGCGTCTTCAAATTCAGCACAACAAAATTTGCATCTGGCATTCCGCAGCGATTGATTAGCTGAACCTCAGCGGTAATATGCTGTGGACCGCCCGTGCGTGTGGCGTGGCGGATTTCGGGCCAGAACGCGTAGAGCAGATAGGCAAGTACGACCCCGAACACCACCAGCATAATTTGACCAAGTACTTTCACAGCATCCTCGTCTTCATACTACGTGTCCACAAACCTGTGCAAGGCCACAATAAATGCAAATTCACTGGCTTAACCAATCTATAAAGTGATTAACTTTGCAGTTTTTTGGGTTGATGCTCTCCTGCCGCTTCGTATTGTTCAGTGGATTAGGCTTACATGTTGTGCCGACGATGCGTGAAAACTCTTTGAAAATGTCTTGGGAGTTTTCAAAGGCAAAATCCTCATACACAAAAGATCTTGAACAATATGATTGCAGGTGATTTTCATATATTTTTTCATGTTCATAAAGCCAAGAAAGACTTTCAAGTATGTCTGTAAAGGTTGATGTATCCTCAGCCATAGGCGAGTCGTAAGCTCTCCAGGCATTAGTTTTCCTCGCCCTTGCCAACGATACAGCCTGTTTTATTTTATTTTTTCTCTTCAGGTAAAAAACATGGTTCCATTGCATATCCATCAAATCTACGCCTCTCTCGGACCAGTAGAGCCAATGATTGATATGCATCTTGCACGAAAACCAGCCTTGTGAAGAGCTTCGAGAAACAATAAATTTAACATATTCCTGAAGATCAAATTGATCCTGTTTAATTCCAAAAAAATCGCAAAAAGCCATAATTTGTTGAGGGTTAAACCACTCATTAGTAATGCCAAGTTGTTTAGAAGCATTTAAAACTGAAGAAAAATATGTTGAACCAGATCTAGGCGTTGAAATTAATAGCAAACAGTTGGTAATTACATCAGTCGACGGCTCTTTATTCGCAAGATGTTCATATAAAGAAATATTGTTAGTATGGAAATTTTTGTTCATTTTTTAATAATTCATATTTAAAAATTGCTGAATAAAATGATTCTGAATTTTTTCACTTGGTAAATCTTCTGGTTGCGCGATCATTTTAACACGTCGTAAAAGCTCTTTCGCCTTCTCAGATGAGGCTCCACGCTCAAGCAGCATTAACATTTGGCTGCGAATACAAAAAGAATATTTAGGCCCCAACTTTTCAAGTAAAGCTGGAGATTCAAGCAAAACAAAGTACTTTGGATCAGGTGTGCGCCAATCATCACCATAGTTTTCACTTAACATTTTATCATATTGATCCGGGATTAGAAAAGTATCCCCTAAAAACTTATGCTCAATTAATTCAAATTTAGAAAATTTAAAGTTGATCGTAAAACCTTGGTCAACGTCAATACCGTGAAGATAATGATCTCCTTTATCGTGGAAGAAAAAAATGTCACAATCATAGCCAGTTTTAAGATCAAACACGGGTAGTAAAAATAGCCGGTGTCCACGCAGATTTCGCGGGTCAAACGTAAAACGGCCACTTTTCAATAAAGCGGCTGCAACATCAAATTGACTTTCCCAGCCAATTACTCCAATATCAAAATCTTTATCATGTTCAAAAATGCGCCCATCACGAATGCAACCAAGAAGAGTTCCTGAAATGATAAAATTGCTAACTCCTGCATCTTGGAGTATTGTATTGAGCGCACACAAGGATTGCTCCGCCGTAACACGGTTAAATTCACCTTTATTTTGTTCTAGCCGCGTTTTGAGAATGATTTGATCCGCAAATACATTTGCAAGCTTAAAATTGCCTTTACTGAGCTGTTCAGCCATGTTTAAGGAAGAAGCAAACCGTTTATTATCTCCACCGGCGCTTTTCACTAGTTTCAAAGCATTCAAATGCTTTCCATCACGTGTCATTATCGCCGCGTTTGCAAGGCGAAGGGCATTGACTGCATCTGGACACTTACGATATGCTAGTTTATCAAGTGTATTGCACAGTTCAATCCATGGTTTTCGAGAAGCTGTTGGTCGCATACGATGCAAATTTTGTGCACAAAAAGTTACTAGATTTGTAACAAATTCCACAGTTATAATCACACATTCAGGAGATAAAGCATTTAAAATATGTTTAACCAGTTTGCTTTCACCCTTACTCCCAGCACTAATAATTAGTCTGAGGGCAATTAGAAATTCAGTGCCTTCATCAATATGAAGTGCATTAGTTAAATCTATTTTATCTGAAAGGAGATTTGTAAACTTAGAAACTTTTGCCGCATAGACAGGAATTTCTTCAATATTTATCCTGGGACCTATTAAAAGGCGTATCTCAAACTCTATCGCATCACGCACGATTGATGTTTCAGAAAGATTCTGCCATATTTTTAGTAATTGCGCTGCATCACTTCTAATACCTAAAATAAATGCTAGTTTATAAACATTTTCTGGCTTTGAAAAGTAGTCGTCATCAGCCATATTTGAAAAATTCATTGACTGATCTGACAATGCCCTCAATCTATCGACATCTTCTTCAGTGATATGCAATTGATGATAGTTGATTTTTTCAGCAATCATTTTAAGCTCTGGCCCATTTGTGAGCTTTTCATTGCGTTGCGAATCATGGTGCTTGATACATTGGGCGTCCGCATCAAGTAGCGTACCTCGCAAATGTCATGTAGATAATCAAACGCACCTTTCCAATCGTCACCCATTACTAGTATGTTTATTTTTAATCGAGCTATATCCGAGCACTTTTGAGACATTGAATTTTCTGCAAAAACTTGATTTACTAAGTTTGTACCAAATACTTTTTTTCTACGAGTAGGGAAACTCTCAAAAGCAAGCTTCCCTTTTTCATAATTAAACAAGTCTGTTGAAACGCCAACGTAAAGCTCGTCTCCCATCTGCCGGGCTCTTTCGAGAATTCTTAAGTGACCATAGTGGAAAACGTCGAAGGTCCCGTATGTAATAACCCTTTTCATTGTAAAACTCCGTATTAGAATTGAGGCCGACGTTGATGTCGGCCTCAATTAGTTAACTTTTATCCTTGTAGCAGGCTTAGCACGTTCTGCTTCGACGCATTAGCCTGTGCTAGCATTGCGGTGGATGCTTGCTGCAAAATCTGTGACTTGGCAAGCGAAGTACTCTCTGACGCGAAATCTGCGTCCTCAATCCGACCTCTGCCACCTTCGAGATTTATCGCAACATTAGTGAGGTTTGCCACTGTGTTATCTAGCCGGTTTGAGGCTGAACCCAATTCTGCACGTTGGGCGTTTAGGTTTGCAATCGAAGTATCGATCGCGGTAATTGCAGTAGCAGCACTACCGTTGCTGGCGAGTGATAGTGAGCTTCCAGCCGTTACAACGCTGCCAGAACTTCCGAGGCTTTTAATTGTCACAGTGAGCGTGTCACTGGAAGATGTACCAGCACCAATTTGGAACGTGAACGCACCAGCTGAGCCACCGGATCCATCTAACAATGTCTGACCAGCCCACGTAGTCACGGCAGAAATACGATCAACTTCTTCTAGGAGTGCATCAAATTCGACCTGAAGATTTGTGCGATCGGCAGTATCGTTCGTGTCACTCGCGGCCTGTACGGCTAGTTCGCGCATACGCTGCAGGATGTTTTCGACTTCGCTGTGTGAGCCCTCAGCTGTGTCGATCAGCGCCTGGCCGTCCTGTGCGTTGCGGATAGCTTGGTTGGTGCCTCTGATTTCTGATGTCAAACGTGATGCGATTGCGACGCCAGCCGCATCGTCAGAAGCAGAATTGATGCGCTTGCCTGTCGACAGGCGCTCCATCGATGTTTCCATGTCCTTGTTTACACTGGACGCGGCAGCCGATGCCATAAGAGCGCCTGTGTTTGTCGCAATTGATAGTCCCATTGAATCTCTCCATATTTTTTTTAAGAAGTTTGGTCATTACGACCTTTCTTTCAACCCAGTGATGCGTAGTCTGCTCTCAAACGGCCTAACTAGTGTAACGGCCTAGTGGGTGGTGATTTTAGACCTCTAGATAAAACAATCTGTATCGGAAGGATTGTTGCCTGTTGGTAGCCATTCTAGTTTTCTTCAAAAGAGGATTAATAATCGTCATGATATATTCTTACTTGCGCATTAAATGTTGTTGCCCTCTGCCCTCATGGGGCTTGGCGGGTGTTCTGGTATTGACACTGGCGCAGCCCTTGCTGGCAAGGGAAGCTGTGCCGGCGTCCAGTGATCCGTTCCGTGCGGCTGTTCAGGCGGTGACGGCAGGAGATTTTTTTCGAGCTAATGAGCTCTTTCTTATGCTCGCCGAGCAAGATGACCATGAGGCGCAGTTCAACCTTGCCGTCTTGCTACGTGCTGGCAAGGGTTTGCCGCAGAACTTTGTGCGGGCGCTAGAATGGGCTTGGTTGGCGCAGCTTGGCGGTGTGACGCGCGCGCCGGAGATTGCGGACAGCTTGATTGACAAGGTTTTGCCAGCAACGCAGGCAGACATCGCATCCCGCATCGACACGCGCCTGCGCGGTCGCCTGTCTCGAGGAGATCGTGAAGCGATCATGCAATTTGTGGTATTCAACCGAACTATCCTTGAACGTCCAGACCTGGAAACAGCCTACATCTGGTCGTTGATTGGTGCCGCTTTGGGTGTGCAACTGGCTATTGAGGCCCGTGATGAGATTTCTACAGAGCTGGAAGCTCGGATCATTCTGTCGGCACAGGATATGGCGCACCAGATGTTCCTGGATCAGAATATGGGGTCGCTCTTTTCCTCTAATCCTCTTGCAGTCCGATAACTGACCACGGCGACACGGGCTTCATCCTCGGTTAGGTGGAATTGTTTGGCTGCCTCGTTTATATCGGTGCCCTCTTGGAGCGCCTTGAGAAATCCATCAATTTCTGAGTTGTCTGTTGTTGTCTTCAATTCTGTGGGCTTTGGTGCCTGAGGGCCCGACTGCACTTCATGTTCGTTTGAAGAGGTGACAGGCTTTAATATAGTAACTTCGTGGCGACGCATGTCAGCTAAAAGGTTTTTGACTGCTGTGATGTTCCGATGGTTCCGGTTGATCCTAACCAAAATCCAGATCGCCAGCAGGATGTTTAGGGCTGTGATCGCCAAAAAAGGTTCGAAACCATTGATAAAAATAAGGATCTGATCAGTTGTCATAATTTACACTAAGTGATGTCAATATTTTGACGATCCATTTTCGGCGCTGTGGGTGATACTGGATGGTGTGCGCAATTCGACACATCTAGATGAAAATATGAATTCTTGCAAGAGTTTGGTGTAAGAACCGGTGGACGCACCAATAGCTTCTTCTGGATCCTTCCGAAGTTTTTCCATTTGTTCCAATACCTTTTTTGACGCTTCAAGGTATGCAGGCGCATCACCTCTTGCTGCAGCAAGTTCTTCCATCGCAGCGTTCAAATCCGGATCAACCATCAGGTCATTTCTTTAAAGGATGCCACCAACCCGTCGGCGATCTTGGATAAATCTACAGGGTAACTGTTTTCGCTGATCGCTGTCTTGATCTGGTCCACCGCTTCGATGTCGATCGGCGGAGGCATATTTTGCATTGAAGCCAAGACTTCGGCCGCGACTGACGTCACTTCAACGGATAGCTTGGACGTCGAGGATATGGGGTTAACCGGTGCCGAAGTTCCAAGTTTCGCCGTATCGGCAGTACTTGTTTGGGACAAACTCACCTTTGGGATAGGGTTAATCTCCGGAATACTTACAGTTGCAACCGTTCCTGTGAGATTTTGTGTTGCGTCTACCATTGTTCATGTTCTCCTTGTATTGGAGGTAACGGCATTTCATTGCAGTGCTTTAGAAATAATTTCGATTTTTTTTTCCTGCACGATCCGACCGATTAGTTCACTGCCACTGCTCACATTTAGAATTCGTATAGTATCACCAATTTGTCCTGCTTCCAATGCTATCCCGGAGGATTTGATTTCGATGCCGCCCCGGACAATCTGGATTGAAACTGTGTCATCGGCGTTTACGGCCCACTCTCGTTCCAAATGGCGGGGCATTACGGGCACTCTTGTCGTCATGGACTGTGACAAAACTCGCCCTATCACGTCTGCGGGCTCTGTATAAATGTTGTTGGCAACCAGAGGATCGATCTGCCGGGTTTCAACGTCGTCGGCTTGAATTCGAGCGCCGCTGCGCAAGGGGCGCCTTAAAAATATAGCCTGGGTGGCATATGATTGCGATGTTTCAGGAAGCAGTGCTACGGCACCTTTGACCTGCGCTCGCACAGTTACTTCCCATTCCACGGGTGAAGGGCACCTCACTATCACGCTACGCCAGCCGCCAAATGCTGGTTCGACTTCCAGAGGTGCATCACAGGCATAAAACTGCTTTTCAGGTAGTACGTTTGGGGCGGCCACTTCGCCTGCCGTGGAGAGGCGATCTATAATGGCCTCCTGCATTTCCAGCCCGGTCACAACACGTGTGGTTGTCTCGGCCTGGGCATTGATCCCCACAAGGATGAGGAAAAGTGTTAGGATCT encodes:
- a CDS encoding adenylyltransferase/cytidyltransferase family protein; translation: MKRVITYGTFDVFHYGHLRILERARQMGDELYVGVSTDLFNYEKGKLAFESFPTRRKKVFGTNLVNQVFAENSMSQKCSDIARLKINILVMGDDWKGAFDYLHDICEVRYLMRTPNVSSTMIRNAMKSSQMGQSLK
- a CDS encoding flagellin; translated protein: MGLSIATNTGALMASAAASSVNKDMETSMERLSTGKRINSASDDAAGVAIASRLTSEIRGTNQAIRNAQDGQALIDTAEGSHSEVENILQRMRELAVQAASDTNDTADRTNLQVEFDALLEEVDRISAVTTWAGQTLLDGSGGSAGAFTFQIGAGTSSSDTLTVTIKSLGSSGSVVTAGSSLSLASNGSAATAITAIDTSIANLNAQRAELGSASNRLDNTVANLTNVAINLEGGRGRIEDADFASESTSLAKSQILQQASTAMLAQANASKQNVLSLLQG
- a CDS encoding SEL1-like repeat protein; its protein translation is MLAREAVPASSDPFRAAVQAVTAGDFFRANELFLMLAEQDDHEAQFNLAVLLRAGKGLPQNFVRALEWAWLAQLGGVTRAPEIADSLIDKVLPATQADIASRIDTRLRGRLSRGDREAIMQFVVFNRTILERPDLETAYIWSLIGAALGVQLAIEARDEISTELEARIILSAQDMAHQMFLDQNMGSLFSSNPLAVR
- the flgM gene encoding flagellar biosynthesis anti-sigma factor FlgM, whose product is MVDATQNLTGTVATVSIPEINPIPKVSLSQTSTADTAKLGTSAPVNPISSTSKLSVEVTSVAAEVLASMQNMPPPIDIEAVDQIKTAISENSYPVDLSKIADGLVASFKEMT
- the flgA gene encoding flagellar basal body P-ring formation chaperone FlgA, which produces MRVKRSPYPQRAMVPRPPTTSIYFNVMRQILTLFLILVGINAQAETTTRVVTGLEMQEAIIDRLSTAGEVAAPNVLPEKQFYACDAPLEVEPAFGGWRSVIVRCPSPVEWEVTVRAQVKGAVALLPETSQSYATQAIFLRRPLRSGARIQADDVETRQIDPLVANNIYTEPADVIGRVLSQSMTTRVPVMPRHLEREWAVNADDTVSIQIVRGGIEIKSSGIALEAGQIGDTIRILNVSSGSELIGRIVQEKKIEIISKALQ